The stretch of DNA TACTATAAAGATTAATAATGAGGATTATTTTTTGTTTCTATTTTGAATGTGATATTTATCACAAAACCTTAAAAACTAATTGATATCAAATAGTAAAAAAAATCGATATGTGTAAAATTAAATTCATTTAAATTCAAATATTTAATTAAATAGAAAGTTGTATGAAACCTGTATATAAAAAAATTGAGATGGAATTAAGAAGCCGAATTAATAGTGATTTTTATCCGGTATTAAGTTGGTTACCCAGCGAGCGGCAACTTGCTACTGAGTTTACGGTTGCGATATCAACCATAAGGCGAGCACTTTATTGCCTTGTTAAAGAAAAAATTATTATTGCGGTGCAGGGCAAAGGTTATCAGCTAATAAAAAAAACCAATTATAAAAATCAGCCCTTAACTGGATTTTACCGTGTAATGGAGCAAAGTGAGCACAAAAATACGATTAATAAAGTGATCAAATTTTCGACCAAACATGCCAATAAAAAATTAGCTAAAATACTAAAAATAGCCGATGAAGATTTAGTCTATGATATCGAGCGATTAAGGATCTTAAATCAATTACCTTTTCTACTTGAGTATAGCTATTTGCCGGTTAATTTATTTCCGGCACTAACGGTTATGCATATGGAAAA from Orbaceae bacterium lpD04 encodes:
- a CDS encoding GntR family transcriptional regulator, which translates into the protein MKPVYKKIEMELRSRINSDFYPVLSWLPSERQLATEFTVAISTIRRALYCLVKEKIIIAVQGKGYQLIKKTNYKNQPLTGFYRVMEQSEHKNTINKVIKFSTKHANKKLAKILKIADEDLVYDIERLRILNQLPFLLEYSYLPVNLFPALTVMHMENSKFKFIQNEGGISIYDGYRVFTPHLADEYQAELLQVAINHPLLKLTTTIFTFEGLPIEISEQLIVTERYNSQHYFKAR